aatttaacatgtaaaacaaatttctaaaattaatttgatgtaaaaaaaatctttttaaaataagaattataattaaaacaaattttaaactaaaataaagattgttattattttttataaataaaaatttatattttaaaataataacatattaaactaaattattcaataaaacatgaatatttaaattagttaattttatttaatttaatatcaataattttatttactattatttttatttatttattattattgcaatataaaacaaataaaaaaaactcgcACGATTATGAATAATTCATAATATTCATAATCTATTACCAagatgtcttttttttttttctcttaatcttAGAAGCCACGTGACTTTCCACTTTctccactttcttttttctgaCTGGTTTTAGTTTTGCATGAATTTTTCTATCTCCTCCTTTCCATATCTTTTGGAATTTCAAATCAGTTGAAATAAAACACTACCACTCActcatatacttttttttccatcttcGAAAATAGTAATATGACgtactaaaataattatgtcatgtttgtttgtttggacATTGGAAGAGTGTAACCCAAGATAATGACTAGGTACTTAAATAGGCTGTAtgttattctaattattatttttttttatttccaactTTATGGCAAGAAAAAGTGATCCATGAAACTCCAACACAATAAACAACCAAGTTCATTAAAATGGAATAAACTTGTGAGTTTTATGTAATGTATTATTACATGTTTGACCATGTTTCAGTTACAATAAAAATAGTCAAACAAGACCATAAGTTGTTTTGGGTTGAATCATGGGTGTCAAGACAAAGGAAAAGATTCTTCCAGTAGCgtacctaatttttttaattttattggaataaaattgattaaaagtaaaaaggaaattaaaagcAGAATAAGatagaaattaaaacaattactaaacaacaaataaataaatatacgaAAACAACACACTGTACACACGTAAACAAGTTCTTAATCATGTTTACCCTATGACACGTAAAGTAAGCACCTTTATGAGTTAATCAAATGGAAAATTTAAAGAGACAGACATGTTTACCCTAAAGAAATTACCTTGagaaatttattgttttcataaaTACAAAGTATGAGAGAAtcaatacatatacatatatccatggtttgttttcaatattataaaagaaacaaagcttTGTTTCTGTTTAGTGTTGTTTTTCCTCGTATCGGTGTGCCAACTTTTCTAAACAGTTGTGGTTTCATTTTTTGAAATGTTCTTTGGTCGAACAGTTTTTTTAGATGGATTGATCAGATTACTAAGTTACATTGGGGTTTCGAATTCTACGACTATACTGACAGTGTGAATTATTAATGATGTTTTAAGAatggaagaaaagtgaaagagaagaatttgattaaaaaataggAATTAATAAAAGGTTAGAGGGAAAGGCATGGCgcgtttttgatgatttttgtgAGTTTTGGCGggtgaagagaaaagaaaagaagaggagggAAGGGGCATTCTGGACATTTTGTATGGGATCGGTTAGGGTTTTGACATCCCATTTATAAAGCTCTGCTGTTTTAAGATTAGATCTGCTGCGGCTGGTGCGCGTGTGTCTGCGTTGCGAGCGTCGTCGTTTCAATTCGATTCCCTCTCTTTttccctctctctttctctctctctctcagcACACTTACTCTCCAACACTCACTCTGCTTCCTCTGCTGGCTCTGCATGCTTCTTCTCTCGTTCTGATTCCGCCGAAAAGAGTGGTGGTCTCGGAAATCAATCGAATCTCAGATCTCGGTGATCAGAATGGTGGATCCAACTGGAAAAGTGAGTGTTAACTATTGTATAGTGGTTTCGGGGTTTCTGATTAGGGTTTGTTTGATTAATGGAGGTTGTTGTGCAGGGATCGGAGGGTGAGGACTCAAACCCTAACGCGCCTTCCTCGGGGAACAGTCCCAGCAGCAACAATGAGCAGAAGAAAACCTGCGCCGATTGCGGAACCACCAAGACTCCACTCTGGAGGGGAGGTCCGGCGGGACCTAAGGTCAGTACTCTCTCCATTTCCCAGATCGCGCCACCTGGACTAACATCAACCCTTGATCTCACTCTCTTATCGTTTATTTTTTCAGTCTCTGTGCAACGCCTGCGGGATCAGAagcaggaagaagaagagagcgATTCTGGGGATAAGCAAGGGGAACAACGAGGATGGAAGAAAGGGGAAGAAGAGTGGCGGCGCCGGGGCTGCTGCTATCGGTGGCGGCGCGTTGGGTAGGGAGGTATTGTTGCACCGATCACATTGGAAGAAGCTCGGGGAGGAAGAAAAAGCTGCGGTGCTTTTGATGTCGCTCTCTTATGGATCCGTTTATGCCTGAAccaaatttaatgattttattgatGTAGAAGATGCAGAAGAAGAATTATTAAGGAGAAATCTAGATTTTGTTTTAGGATGTCCCCTAACCTTTTCCGAATTGtatatgttttagttttcttctctattgaGTGATTGAGTGTGTGGGTTGGTTGTCAACAGTTGTAAGAAATGAAATCATTCAAGTCCAATTTTGGTAATATAGTTAGTCCTCTATTTCTCAAACTTCTTCTGCCTTCTttcaacttttgttttctttcaccTTGCTATATACCATATATCAGAGAACATGTCGGTGCCGTCGAAGGAAAATTCCACCGACAATTTAACTCCCCGATTCACTAAATTCGAATGTTTTAAACAAACAATTAACGATCAAATGCTTAAGTTGTGATCTATGAATTGGTGAAGTGAAATTCTATATGCCCAAATTTGAAAGCCGATCATTCAAATTGTGATTGAAGGAATAATATTAGGTAAGTTGTTAAATTCGGTTTGTTGTTTATGGAAAAAAGTTGCAGGGGTTGCAAATTTGGgggaaaaaggaaagaatttGAAAGAGGAGGGAAGGTGAAATTCATAGTTCCCGCTAGTTTGAGTATAGAAAAAGGGATAGAGATTTCAGACAGTAATGTAATATGATGTTACAAAGTTGAAGCGccaaataatatctttttttggACAGAGAAGTACCTTTTAATCAATTTAccaattgattattattattattattattattattattattattattattattattattattattattattataaacctGATAATTACCTCATTATAGTGTAACCGCCTTTCAATGAGTATTCTCTGTTATAAAACTCAATCCAAATCACTacatttctaaataaaatttaaatttgcaaaattaaatttgcctctgtttaatttttttatcagctGCATCCTCGTTTAAGTGAAGTTAACATTAATATCTAGTTTCATCACATTTTTGGAGTACAAAAAGTTTTCTCATTTTGTATTAACTGTACTCGGTATAAAAACATAAAGAGgacctttttatttaatttttttacaagtaTATGATCACATTTGAAGTTTTAGACTAAATTAATTACATTGGTAGATGCATGcatgttataaaagaaaaaaggtaatacaattctttttaaaaaattaaagttttagtgtaatttaaaaaaaaaaaaaattgagtgtgTAGGATTGACCATTTGTTTTAATGTGAACTAAATGCGTCTTTTTCAATGTTGAGCATACGGAGACAGAAGTTAAATAAAGGTGGGAAAAGAACTGCAAATATTGAGTGAGGTTTCagtttcatttattaatataaatgacAATGTATCTCAAATCTCAATCTTTGTTTACTTTGCCATCAGTTTCTTTGACTTAATTTTGCGGCTCTTACATTGTAATCTTATTTTTGGTCTTTTTTCTATGTTTGATTTTCCTTTTAGCTTTTCACCTCCTAAAAAACATTGCCACAATGATTTCACCATTGATTACGTGTAAACTAATTAAGATGGAGATAAATCATCCCGGAGCAATTAAGATAatcaatctaaaaaaaataaaactaattaagatattagaaaatattaacaatcaaatattattaccaaataaaccTGAAATATCATGATAAACATGACCACCAATGCATTATAAACTAagtactattttttattttatgttgttagtattgaaattcaagaaattttactcatttttcAATTTGCTTTCCTACTTTGACTATAATGGTGAGGTTTGAATCACGAAAGTTCGACAAtagttaattaaagttaaatacGAATAAATGGATTTGATATGACAATTTATACTTAATTGACAATTAGAATATTTCTTAAAGTTTTGTCCTTTTATTAATTGGAAGAAAAggacaaaatatataatataacattactTTTCTAAGtgtgtttttgaaaaaaaaatcattgttgtgttttgtatcaGTTTTGTGGTTATAacaggaaaaagtctctttaacaattatttttgacaacttttgacaacgtatatgtggcagtttgtgattggtttgtttcaaatatttttttagaataaattcaaacagaccaataaaatagtgacacgtgtcctgttgtcaaaaagttgttaaaaaaaaattgttaaaatatcattgtctgTTATAATAATCAAAGTAAAACAACAAATCTTCgtttatattctttttcaatCTATTAtcctaattttctaaaatagaatTAGTCTTTCGTTATCTAAACACATTATATTTGTTATCATGACTTAATTTcgataaaataacatttttttgagtGTGGAGTCGAGAATTATTGTCAAATAtttctttagatttttttagCCAGTTTATGCTATATTGAGTATATTTAGTTTGATTCTTCTATGTTCTTGATTTGTActtcaaaaacaaatatttgtcAAAGACATTCTAACACTGAAATCAGAAATCTAATTTATCAAAAGtcacattaaaattttaagtttgcaATAAATGTAACATCTATCTCTTTATTTCATacttgtatttataagtttcaaTCTGAGTTTATGGTTAACAGAGTCATAATCACAACTAAATATTTAGTAAGTAAGATTTATCAATAAACTTAATTAGAGATTGTACTTAGAGTTATAAAGAACTTGAGATCGTTTATCGATCTTATTATGACCAGACAACCTCTTGCTTATCGGTAAAAAAAACGAAACAcggtaaaaaatgaaaataataataatataaataaataaaaatatgcaaaagAAATCAACATATCTTTTCTGTTACATTACacattttatcatataattCGGTTTCTACACTTGGTATATCTTACAGAACTTATTGTATAAAACATAAGTACAGACAGAGTTACTTGTGCAAGTTGCAGTTATTTGACCATTGCAATGACATGAATGAGAAACATGGTACCTAATTAACGTGGTGCTGTCTTACGAGTCCATCATTGTTGGAAGATTTATGAGGCAGTCCTCAAGTTTTCTGAATGTGAGTCTATGTACACGTAACATGGCATCTTCCTTTAATTCCAACACAATGATTTCATTGAATTGAACACAATAATTGTGAAGATGCAGCTTGGTAATATGTCTACCTTTTGCATCTCAAAGAGGTGTACGTAGGACTATGTCTTGGTTTCTGAAATATTTGAATGATATTGGCAGTGTAGTAGAAGTAGTAAAAGATAATAATGATTGGTGATTGGAGGAAGATCCAACTCATACTCATTATTGGAGTCAAACACAAagtttaattgtataattagaTCAATTTGTTTAGCACATACTGATTTTCCCCTATATCTACTTTAACGTTGAATTGAAACACattaatatagtaaaattaacaaatatcacCACCTTTACctattgtttgattttggtGTTTCAACTTTACATTGAGTCAATTAggttattagttattatttttaattgcatgattttggttaGAGTTAGTTGTGTTgatttggtattttataaatttttgaatgttttcaatattaaacctttttatcatatacaatatttgaatttttacatttttcaatttagtttttataatttttattttcgttaatATAAAATCGAGTGATTTTTATCGCTctctttaaaaacatattagataacaaaattattttttataacttttatgtcATTATCTACAACTTGAttctatattaataaatattattttatattaaccaagtacaattttatatttttttagtaagtGGATTCAAGTAACattcacatgaaacaaaataaacaacaaagagACAAATAAATCATGTGGATGATGCACCATGTTAATTAACCAAATCacttaaagtttaataaaataactaataaaaaaaagtaaaattatacaATTGCGGTATCAGTAGAAGAATAGAttttaagacaaaaatata
This genomic stretch from Vigna radiata var. radiata cultivar VC1973A chromosome 7, Vradiata_ver6, whole genome shotgun sequence harbors:
- the LOC106767507 gene encoding GATA transcription factor 16, whose protein sequence is MVDPTGKGSEGEDSNPNAPSSGNSPSSNNEQKKTCADCGTTKTPLWRGGPAGPKSLCNACGIRSRKKKRAILGISKGNNEDGRKGKKSGGAGAAAIGGGALGREVLLHRSHWKKLGEEEKAAVLLMSLSYGSVYA